Proteins from a single region of Azospira inquinata:
- the fliQ gene encoding flagellar biosynthesis protein FliQ, with protein MTPETVMDIGRQALEMTLLISGPLLLVALVVGLLVSIFQAATSLNEATLSFVPKLIAMFLTLVFAGPWMIQLFTDYIQRLFNSIPSLIG; from the coding sequence ATGACCCCCGAAACCGTCATGGATATTGGCCGTCAGGCCCTGGAAATGACCCTCCTGATTTCCGGCCCCCTATTGCTGGTGGCCCTGGTGGTGGGTCTGCTGGTGAGTATTTTCCAGGCCGCCACTTCCCTCAATGAGGCCACCCTGTCCTTCGTGCCCAAGCTGATCGCCATGTTTCTTACCCTGGTGTTCGCCGGCCCCTGGATGATTCAGCTGTTCACCGACTACATCCAGCGCCTTTTCAACAGCATTCCCAGCCTGATCGGGTAA
- the flgE gene encoding flagellar hook protein FlgE translates to MAFQQGLSGLNASSKALDVISNNVANSSTVGYKTSDAHFADMYASALSGAGASQIGIGTSISAIMQQYTQGNISTTNNPLDIAINGNGFYRLSTNGSITYTRNGQFHEDKNGYIINDQGARLTGYKADATGLIVPSTPTDLQVNTSDIAPVETGTSVGGDYTGLKAVLNLDSRKTSPTGYVNAGNAWTAGPATGTWNPLANTYNYSTSLDIYDSLGNSHNLTMYFVKNTTSGQWEVHANVDGTTDKHVTFTNSAGTAVNPPVLQFDTNGALSSTTSTFNIKVDLNGVETDLGATNGANSPIGGATGFKMDFSGTTQYGSAFSNTTLKQDGYTSGRLTGLSVSTDGILQGRYSNGQTKNMGQIVLANFPNNNGLTSLGGNQWAETSTSGQPTLGTPNTGSLGTLQSNAVEESNVDLTAELVDMITQQRNYQANSQSIKTQDQIMNTLVNLR, encoded by the coding sequence ATGGCTTTCCAACAAGGTCTCAGCGGACTGAACGCCTCTTCCAAGGCGCTGGACGTCATCAGCAATAATGTGGCCAACTCCAGTACGGTGGGCTACAAGACGTCGGACGCCCACTTTGCCGATATGTATGCTTCTGCGCTATCCGGGGCGGGGGCTTCCCAGATCGGGATCGGGACTTCCATTTCCGCCATCATGCAGCAGTACACCCAGGGCAATATCAGCACCACCAACAACCCCCTGGACATTGCCATCAACGGGAACGGTTTTTACCGGCTGAGCACTAACGGCTCCATTACCTATACCCGGAACGGCCAGTTCCACGAAGATAAGAACGGTTACATCATCAATGACCAGGGCGCTCGCCTGACCGGTTACAAGGCGGATGCCACCGGCCTGATCGTGCCTTCCACCCCCACGGATTTGCAGGTCAATACCTCCGACATCGCTCCGGTGGAAACCGGTACCAGCGTGGGGGGCGACTATACGGGCCTGAAGGCGGTGCTGAATCTGGATTCCCGGAAAACTTCCCCCACCGGCTACGTTAATGCGGGGAATGCCTGGACGGCGGGACCTGCCACTGGGACATGGAACCCCCTGGCCAACACCTACAACTACTCTACCTCCCTGGATATTTACGATTCCCTGGGGAATTCCCACAACCTGACCATGTATTTCGTGAAAAACACCACATCCGGTCAGTGGGAAGTCCATGCCAATGTGGATGGCACCACGGATAAGCACGTTACCTTTACCAATTCTGCCGGTACGGCGGTCAATCCGCCGGTGCTTCAGTTCGATACCAACGGGGCTCTGAGTTCCACTACCTCCACGTTCAATATCAAGGTGGATTTGAATGGGGTGGAGACCGACCTGGGGGCCACCAACGGGGCAAACAGCCCCATCGGCGGCGCTACCGGCTTCAAGATGGACTTTTCCGGTACCACCCAATACGGTAGCGCTTTCAGCAACACGACCCTGAAGCAGGATGGTTATACCTCCGGACGTCTGACCGGCCTGTCAGTCAGTACTGACGGCATTCTGCAAGGTCGTTACAGCAACGGTCAGACCAAGAACATGGGCCAGATTGTGCTGGCCAATTTCCCCAACAACAATGGTCTGACCTCCCTGGGGGGCAATCAGTGGGCGGAAACTTCTACCTCTGGCCAGCCTACCCTGGGGACGCCCAATACGGGCAGCCTGGGGACCCTCCAGTCCAATGCGGTGGAAGAGTCCAACGTGGATTTGACGGCGGAGCTGGTGGATATGATTACCCAGCAACGGAATTACCAGGCCAATTCCCAATCCATCAAAACCCAGGACCAGATCATGAACACCCTGGTCAATCTCCGCTAA
- a CDS encoding flagellar basal body L-ring protein FlgH translates to MIRSLCERALALLVLALGLAGCASTPPTAVHQPMTVRPQVQLSNPGNGAIYQANFNRPLFEDRKARYPGDTLTINIVENTQAKTNSDSTASRSASMNSSITALAGLPLKGLQGLTSTGSGSSSFEGKGGVTGSNVFTGVITCTVIEVLGNGNLLVSGEKQIAIGQGKEYIRFSGVVNPTTVTTANTVNSSQVADARIEYQSSGYINDSQVMGWLQRFFLSFLPI, encoded by the coding sequence ATGATCCGGTCCCTTTGCGAACGCGCCCTTGCCCTGCTGGTCCTGGCTCTGGGACTGGCCGGTTGTGCTTCCACCCCGCCCACTGCCGTGCATCAGCCCATGACCGTGCGGCCCCAGGTGCAATTGAGCAATCCGGGCAATGGGGCCATTTATCAGGCCAATTTCAACCGGCCCCTGTTTGAAGACCGGAAGGCTCGCTATCCCGGGGATACCCTGACCATCAATATCGTGGAAAACACCCAGGCCAAGACCAATTCGGACAGCACGGCCTCCCGTTCCGCGTCCATGAATTCTTCCATTACCGCCCTGGCCGGCCTGCCCCTGAAGGGATTGCAGGGCCTGACTTCCACCGGCAGCGGCTCCAGCAGCTTTGAAGGCAAGGGAGGGGTGACCGGCAGCAATGTGTTTACCGGGGTGATCACCTGCACCGTGATCGAAGTCCTGGGCAACGGCAATCTCCTGGTGTCCGGGGAAAAGCAGATTGCCATCGGCCAGGGCAAGGAATACATCCGTTTCTCCGGGGTGGTGAATCCCACCACCGTGACTACTGCCAACACGGTAAACTCTTCCCAGGTAGCCGACGCCCGCATCGAATACCAGTCGTCTGGATACATCAACGACTCCCAGGTGATGGGCTGGCTGCAACGGTTTTTCCTATCTTTTCTGCCGATTTGA
- the fliR gene encoding flagellar biosynthetic protein FliR — MITFSSAQLDALLAAYFYPLARILAFAATAPIFNNAALPRRIRLVFGLALTLAIAPTVTVPQDIPPGSGIGLLILGHQILIGIALGFVMRLVFSGIELAGELISSQMGLGFATLYDPSSAAQTGVISEFTNLCASLVFLALNGHLLMIATLAESFRVLPLAPNTVTAGLWLNLAEAGSRIFSLGLFLSLPVIMALLITNMSLAILSRAAPQLNMMAMGFPITMLVGFVVLALSLSYWVTPLSRMFMEGIQQMLAVFPPPSIRGSP; from the coding sequence GTGATCACCTTCAGTTCCGCCCAACTGGACGCCCTGCTGGCCGCCTATTTCTATCCCCTGGCCCGCATTCTGGCCTTTGCCGCCACTGCCCCCATCTTCAACAACGCCGCCCTGCCCCGGCGCATCCGTCTGGTTTTCGGCCTGGCATTGACCCTGGCCATCGCCCCCACGGTGACCGTGCCCCAAGATATTCCCCCGGGCTCGGGCATCGGGCTCTTGATCCTGGGCCATCAGATTCTTATCGGGATTGCCCTAGGCTTTGTCATGCGCCTCGTTTTCTCCGGCATTGAACTGGCCGGGGAACTGATCAGCTCCCAGATGGGCTTGGGCTTTGCTACCCTTTACGATCCCTCCAGTGCCGCTCAGACCGGGGTTATTTCCGAATTCACCAATCTTTGCGCCAGCCTGGTGTTCCTGGCCCTAAATGGCCATTTGCTGATGATCGCCACCCTGGCGGAAAGCTTCCGGGTCCTGCCCTTGGCACCCAATACGGTAACCGCCGGGCTATGGCTGAATCTGGCGGAGGCCGGCTCCCGGATCTTTTCCCTGGGCCTCTTCCTCTCCCTGCCCGTGATCATGGCCCTGCTCATCACCAACATGTCCCTGGCTATCCTGTCCCGAGCCGCGCCCCAGCTGAATATGATGGCCATGGGCTTTCCCATCACCATGCTGGTGGGCTTTGTGGTGCTGGCCCTCTCCCTGTCCTACTGGGTCACCCCCTTGAGCCGGATGTTCATGGAGGGCATCCAGCAGATGCTCGCCGTTTTCCCGCCCCCCTCGATCAGGGGCAGCCCCTAA
- the flgK gene encoding flagellar hook-associated protein FlgK, with translation MSVGMLNIGMSGINAAQVALSTTSHNIANASTSGYNRQRIGQTSSDPIATGSGFVGQGTTVTTVTRIYSSYIANQVNQFQTTASQYSAYYGQISQINNTLADSTAGLSPALSSLFTAMQQVASDASLVSARQSMASGAQTLASRFQSLQSQLQGLYDGVNTQLQNTVSSINAYASQIAQLNQQIIVAQASSNQPANDLLDKRDELVSELNKLVGTTTVVDSNGAMNVFIGTGQQLVVGSSSQTLDARPSAADPQRYTVGILSNKSYLELPEDLLTGGSLAGLMSFRAESLDSAANTLGQIATSVALTFNAQQSLGQDMLGNTATSSSFAKNIFNYAQPQAWANGGNTGSGTLSATFTNPTLELNNGSFQMDYAGGSYTVTRKSDGSQWTGASLNNVMQSVYTATGTSLDMTTGNYATKLTGSDYTVSYDGTNYAVTRASDGKRWTDTSLTNLSSTISKSEGFSFSLSAGTINAGDSFLVQPTRYAAANISVNSAIAADPRLIAAAAPIATAATTTNTGSGTISAGSVSAGYTAPSSTLTMSYNGGNLSFDAGNLPATVTVTTASGTQTITLNTTTDTIPYTNPSTSYTVNGMTFSLGGSPANGDSFTIGQNTKGTSDSRNITLLNKLQTQGTTQSGDASFADTYAQLVSQIGNQTRTANTIQKTQQSLTDQASATLQSQSGVNLDEEATNLIKYQQAYQASAKVIQIASQLFNTVLQISS, from the coding sequence ATGTCCGTAGGAATGCTCAATATCGGGATGTCCGGGATCAATGCCGCCCAAGTGGCCTTGAGTACCACCTCCCACAACATTGCCAATGCCAGCACGTCCGGTTACAACCGGCAGCGCATCGGGCAGACCTCGTCGGACCCCATTGCCACCGGCTCCGGCTTCGTTGGCCAGGGCACCACGGTGACTACGGTTACCCGGATATACAGCAGCTATATCGCCAATCAGGTCAATCAATTCCAGACAACGGCTAGCCAGTATTCCGCCTATTACGGGCAAATCTCCCAGATCAACAATACCCTGGCGGACAGCACCGCCGGGCTGTCTCCCGCCCTGAGCAGCCTGTTTACCGCCATGCAACAGGTGGCCAGCGATGCTTCTCTGGTGTCGGCCCGCCAGTCCATGGCTTCCGGAGCCCAGACCCTGGCATCCCGGTTCCAGAGCTTGCAATCCCAGTTGCAGGGTCTCTACGACGGGGTAAATACCCAGTTGCAGAACACGGTGAGCTCCATCAATGCCTACGCTTCCCAGATCGCCCAGCTGAATCAGCAGATCATCGTTGCCCAAGCTTCTTCCAACCAGCCGGCCAATGATTTGCTGGATAAACGGGATGAGTTGGTCAGTGAGCTGAACAAGCTGGTGGGGACCACCACGGTAGTGGATTCCAACGGGGCTATGAACGTGTTTATCGGTACCGGCCAGCAGTTGGTGGTGGGTTCTTCCTCCCAAACCTTGGATGCCCGACCCTCCGCCGCTGATCCCCAGCGTTATACGGTAGGGATACTGTCCAATAAAAGTTACCTGGAATTGCCCGAGGATTTGCTCACCGGCGGCTCCCTGGCTGGGTTGATGAGTTTCCGTGCGGAAAGCCTGGACAGCGCGGCCAATACCTTGGGCCAGATTGCCACTTCCGTGGCTCTGACCTTCAATGCCCAGCAGTCCCTCGGGCAGGATATGCTGGGCAATACGGCCACCAGCAGCAGCTTCGCCAAGAATATTTTCAATTACGCCCAACCCCAAGCCTGGGCTAACGGGGGCAATACGGGGAGCGGCACTCTGTCGGCCACCTTTACCAATCCGACCCTGGAATTGAACAACGGCTCTTTCCAGATGGACTACGCAGGGGGCAGTTATACGGTGACCCGCAAGTCCGACGGCAGCCAATGGACTGGTGCCAGTCTGAACAACGTCATGCAGAGCGTCTATACGGCCACCGGCACCTCCCTGGACATGACCACGGGCAATTACGCCACCAAGCTCACGGGGAGTGACTACACCGTGTCCTATGACGGCACCAATTACGCTGTGACCCGGGCCTCGGACGGCAAGCGCTGGACGGACACCAGCCTTACCAATCTTTCCTCTACCATTTCCAAGAGCGAAGGGTTTAGCTTCTCCCTGAGCGCCGGGACCATTAACGCGGGGGACTCCTTCCTGGTCCAGCCCACCCGCTATGCAGCGGCCAATATTTCCGTGAATTCGGCCATTGCTGCCGATCCCCGGCTGATTGCCGCCGCCGCCCCCATTGCCACGGCGGCGACTACGACCAATACGGGGTCCGGCACCATTTCCGCCGGCAGCGTGTCGGCGGGTTATACCGCACCCAGTTCCACCCTGACCATGAGCTATAACGGGGGCAATCTCAGCTTTGATGCGGGCAATCTGCCCGCCACGGTGACGGTGACCACGGCGTCCGGTACCCAGACCATTACCCTGAATACCACCACGGACACCATCCCCTACACCAACCCCAGCACCAGCTACACGGTGAATGGGATGACCTTCTCCCTGGGCGGCTCGCCGGCCAACGGGGACAGCTTTACCATCGGCCAGAACACCAAAGGCACCTCCGATTCCCGCAATATTACCCTGCTCAACAAGTTGCAAACCCAGGGCACTACCCAAAGCGGGGATGCGTCCTTTGCTGATACCTATGCCCAGTTGGTGAGCCAGATCGGTAACCAGACCCGGACCGCCAACACCATTCAGAAAACCCAGCAGAGTTTGACGGACCAGGCCTCCGCCACCCTCCAGTCCCAATCCGGGGTGAATCTGGATGAGGAAGCCACCAATCTGATCAAGTACCAACAGGCCTATCAGGCCTCCGCCAAAGTGATTCAGATTGCCAGCCAGCTCTTCAACACGGTCTTGCAGATCAGTAGTTGA
- the flgG gene encoding flagellar basal-body rod protein FlgG → MIRSLWIARTGLDAQQTQMDVIANNLANTSTNGFKRSRAVFEDLIYQTLRQPGAQSSQQTQIPSGLQIGTGVKPVSTERIQTQGNLQETSNPLDVAINGAGFFQVLMPDGSTAYTRDGSFHKDNQGQIVTANGYPLQPAITIPLTAKTLTIGTDGTVSITTAGTTASTQIGTIQTASFINPAGLESVGDNLYLETASSGTPNPNTPGTNGLGSLQQNYVETSNVNVAEEMVSMIQTQRAYELNTKVISASDSMLSRLTQL, encoded by the coding sequence ATGATTCGTTCCCTGTGGATAGCCCGTACCGGCCTGGACGCCCAGCAGACCCAGATGGATGTGATTGCCAATAACTTGGCCAACACCAGCACCAATGGTTTCAAGCGCTCCCGGGCGGTGTTTGAGGATCTGATTTACCAGACCCTGCGCCAGCCGGGGGCCCAGTCTTCCCAGCAGACCCAGATCCCGTCTGGTTTGCAGATCGGGACCGGGGTAAAGCCCGTGTCCACGGAACGTATCCAGACCCAGGGCAATTTGCAGGAAACCAGCAACCCCCTGGACGTGGCCATTAACGGAGCCGGTTTCTTCCAGGTACTGATGCCGGACGGCTCCACCGCCTATACCCGGGACGGCTCCTTCCACAAGGACAACCAGGGCCAGATCGTCACCGCCAACGGCTATCCCCTGCAACCGGCCATCACCATTCCCCTCACCGCTAAGACCCTGACCATCGGCACGGACGGCACGGTGAGCATTACCACCGCCGGTACCACCGCTTCCACCCAGATCGGTACCATCCAGACCGCCAGCTTCATCAACCCCGCTGGTCTGGAAAGCGTTGGCGACAATCTGTACCTGGAAACTGCGTCCAGCGGTACGCCCAACCCCAATACCCCGGGGACCAACGGCCTGGGCTCTTTGCAGCAGAATTACGTGGAAACTTCCAACGTCAATGTGGCGGAGGAAATGGTCAGCATGATCCAGACCCAGCGGGCCTATGAACTTAACACCAAGGTGATTTCCGCCTCTGACTCCATGCTTTCCCGTCTTACCCAGCTCTAG
- the flgL gene encoding flagellar hook-associated protein FlgL, translated as MRISTSMIYDAGVSGIQNTQASELDTYNQIATGRRVLTPSDDPVAAAQALVVQQSQSVTANYATNQGNAQDRLTLEETQLQSAGDTIQAVLDKLVQAGNTSLSDVNRASIAQELQTRLDEMVSIANSQDGSGHYIFSGYQSNTRPFSVNNVTGPYSNTNPYVSYNGDQGTITLQVDASRQMAVSDNGASVFMRIQDGNGNVISQSVFDTLKNAIDTLNTPVANNAAAAAALPTKVSDAINQLHDALNTVVQVRTSVGARRSELDSLSTATSAVNLQYKTTLSNLQDMDYADAISSLSKQQVQLQAAQKAFVTVSSLSLFKLI; from the coding sequence ATGCGCATCAGTACTAGCATGATCTACGATGCCGGCGTGTCCGGCATCCAGAATACCCAGGCCAGCGAACTGGATACCTATAACCAGATCGCCACAGGGCGCCGGGTCCTGACCCCCTCCGATGATCCGGTGGCAGCGGCCCAGGCCCTGGTGGTGCAGCAATCCCAGTCGGTGACAGCCAATTACGCCACTAACCAGGGCAACGCTCAGGATCGACTGACCCTGGAGGAAACCCAGCTCCAGTCCGCCGGGGATACCATCCAGGCGGTGCTGGATAAGCTAGTCCAGGCCGGCAATACCTCCCTGAGCGACGTGAACCGGGCATCCATTGCCCAGGAATTGCAGACCCGGCTGGATGAAATGGTGTCCATCGCCAACAGCCAGGACGGTTCCGGCCACTATATTTTTTCCGGCTATCAGTCCAACACCCGGCCCTTTTCCGTGAATAACGTCACCGGGCCCTACAGCAACACCAATCCTTATGTGAGCTATAACGGGGATCAGGGCACCATTACCCTCCAGGTGGATGCGTCCCGGCAGATGGCCGTGTCGGACAACGGGGCCAGCGTGTTCATGCGCATCCAGGACGGCAATGGCAATGTGATTAGCCAGAGCGTTTTCGATACCCTGAAAAACGCCATCGACACCCTGAATACCCCCGTGGCCAATAACGCGGCAGCGGCCGCTGCCCTGCCCACCAAGGTGAGCGATGCCATCAACCAGCTCCACGATGCCTTGAATACGGTGGTGCAGGTGCGAACCTCCGTGGGGGCCCGGCGTTCCGAGCTGGATTCCCTTTCCACCGCCACTTCGGCTGTCAATCTCCAGTACAAGACCACCCTGTCTAATCTCCAGGATATGGATTACGCCGACGCTATTTCTTCCCTGAGCAAGCAGCAGGTTCAGCTCCAGGCGGCCCAGAAGGCCTTTGTCACCGTGTCCAGCCTGAGCCTCTTCAAGCTCATTTAG
- a CDS encoding flagellar basal body P-ring protein FlgI, which yields MFDQGQKLSRSLGRWCALGCLSLVLLGAWTAPARAERIKDLASVQGVRNNQLIGYGLVVGLDGSGDQTTQTPFTTQSIANMLAQLGINMPAGTSLQLKNVAAVMVTSALPPFARPGQQIDVTVSSMGNAKSLRGGTLLMTPLKGADGNVYAMAQGNVVIGGAGASSGGSSAQVNQLSSGRIAGGATVERDVPTPVGDANYVMYELNTADFGTAQRLADAINRGMGPVARALDGRSIQVQAPQDPSARVAFLGRLENLDVQPMKLPAKVVINSRTGSVVMNQSVMVDACAVAHGNLNVTIGNQSNVSQPNALSGGSTVVTNQADIKLKQENGALRTLKASANLADVVKALNALGANPQDLMSILQAMKAAGALRADLEVI from the coding sequence ATGTTTGATCAAGGACAAAAACTTTCCCGGAGCCTGGGGCGCTGGTGTGCCCTGGGCTGCCTGAGCCTGGTGCTGCTGGGGGCCTGGACGGCCCCGGCCCGGGCAGAACGCATCAAGGACCTGGCCAGCGTCCAGGGGGTGCGTAATAACCAATTGATTGGCTACGGCTTGGTAGTGGGCCTGGACGGCAGTGGTGACCAGACTACCCAGACGCCTTTTACCACCCAGTCCATCGCCAACATGCTGGCCCAGCTGGGCATCAACATGCCCGCTGGTACTTCCCTCCAGTTGAAGAACGTGGCTGCCGTCATGGTTACCTCCGCCCTGCCGCCCTTTGCCCGGCCCGGCCAGCAGATTGACGTCACCGTCTCCTCCATGGGGAACGCCAAAAGCCTGCGGGGCGGCACCCTGCTCATGACCCCCTTGAAAGGGGCGGATGGCAACGTGTATGCCATGGCCCAGGGCAATGTGGTGATCGGCGGGGCGGGGGCCTCCTCCGGGGGCTCCAGCGCCCAGGTGAATCAGCTTTCCTCCGGCCGTATTGCCGGGGGGGCCACGGTGGAACGGGATGTGCCCACCCCGGTGGGGGACGCTAATTACGTCATGTATGAACTGAATACGGCGGATTTCGGCACCGCTCAGCGCCTGGCTGATGCCATTAATCGGGGTATGGGGCCGGTGGCCCGGGCCCTGGATGGCCGTTCCATCCAGGTCCAGGCGCCCCAGGACCCCAGCGCCCGGGTGGCCTTCCTGGGCCGTCTGGAAAACCTGGATGTGCAGCCCATGAAGCTGCCCGCCAAGGTGGTGATCAATTCCCGTACCGGCTCCGTAGTCATGAACCAGTCCGTGATGGTGGACGCCTGCGCCGTGGCCCACGGCAATCTCAATGTGACCATCGGCAACCAGTCCAACGTCAGCCAGCCCAATGCCCTGTCCGGCGGTTCCACCGTGGTTACCAACCAGGCGGATATTAAGCTGAAGCAGGAAAACGGTGCCCTGCGCACCCTCAAGGCCAGCGCCAACCTGGCGGACGTGGTGAAGGCCCTGAATGCCCTGGGGGCCAATCCCCAGGACCTTATGTCCATACTCCAGGCCATGAAGGCTGCCGGTGCCCTGCGGGCCGATCTGGAAGTCATCTAA
- a CDS encoding flagellar basal body rod protein FlgF, with product MDRLIYTAMTGAKHTFLQQAGVAQNLANASTNGYRSEEHRFRAVPLQGDGLPTRAFVVDASVKNVFDQGPMMFTGNSLDSAIQGKGWFAVLDANGQEAYTRAGSFVVNANGQLQTKTGLTVMGDGGPLAIPQDSNIEIGADGTISVVQNYGIPNTSNIIGRLKLVNPPEDQLVRGDDGLFRQASGQPAPFDANIQVAPQTVEGSNVNVVDTMVSLISLSRQFEMQMEMLKKADTNAQAADQVLTVA from the coding sequence ATGGATCGCCTGATCTACACCGCCATGACCGGCGCCAAGCACACCTTCCTGCAACAGGCAGGGGTGGCGCAGAACCTGGCCAACGCTTCCACCAACGGTTATCGCTCGGAGGAACACCGGTTCCGGGCCGTGCCCCTGCAAGGGGACGGTCTGCCCACCCGGGCCTTTGTGGTGGATGCCTCGGTGAAAAACGTGTTCGATCAAGGGCCCATGATGTTCACCGGCAATTCCCTGGATTCGGCCATTCAGGGCAAGGGCTGGTTCGCCGTGCTGGACGCCAACGGCCAGGAGGCCTATACCCGGGCCGGCAGCTTCGTGGTCAATGCCAACGGCCAGTTGCAGACCAAGACTGGCCTCACGGTCATGGGGGACGGAGGTCCCCTGGCCATCCCCCAGGATTCCAATATTGAAATCGGGGCGGACGGCACCATTTCCGTGGTGCAGAACTACGGTATTCCCAACACTTCCAACATCATTGGCCGCCTGAAACTGGTTAATCCGCCGGAAGATCAGCTGGTGCGGGGGGATGACGGTCTGTTCCGCCAGGCGTCCGGCCAGCCCGCCCCCTTTGACGCCAATATTCAGGTGGCGCCCCAGACGGTGGAAGGCAGCAACGTCAATGTGGTGGACACCATGGTCAGCCTCATTTCCCTCAGCCGCCAGTTTGAAATGCAGATGGAAATGCTGAAGAAGGCCGACACCAACGCCCAGGCCGCCGATCAGGTTCTGACGGTCGCCTAA
- the flgJ gene encoding flagellar assembly peptidoglycan hydrolase FlgJ, whose product MKADDLASNRLAIDTNSLGDLRSQANKDPKAALHRVAQQFEALFLQMVLKSMRDATPQDGLMDSEQTRLYTSMLDQQLAQKFSTSGQLGFAKLIEKQLGANMPTNPAANPNGPNGINGLGAMAPALGNGLVASPEEILSSPAAVRAILRGQVPGLEAAKDAAPASEVEGDEEWAMEAAPVAVGGFRGRGAGSARDFVNRLWPDAVAVSRATNIPAQFMVGHAALETGWGRSEIRKADGSPSYNLFGIKAGKSWAGASVEATTTEYVNGSPQTVRARFRAYNSYAEAFQDYANLLQKPRFAGVLNQRSGTDFARSLQQAGYATDPLYADKLSRIINGATLRQALLG is encoded by the coding sequence ATGAAAGCTGACGATCTCGCTTCCAACCGACTGGCCATCGATACCAATTCCCTCGGGGATTTGCGTTCCCAGGCCAACAAGGACCCCAAAGCGGCCCTGCATCGGGTCGCCCAGCAATTCGAGGCCCTGTTCCTGCAAATGGTGCTGAAGAGCATGCGGGACGCGACGCCCCAGGACGGGCTCATGGACAGCGAACAGACCCGTCTTTACACCTCCATGCTGGATCAGCAGCTGGCCCAGAAATTTTCCACCTCCGGCCAGTTGGGTTTCGCCAAACTCATTGAAAAGCAGCTGGGGGCCAATATGCCCACCAACCCGGCCGCCAACCCCAACGGTCCTAATGGGATCAATGGGCTGGGCGCCATGGCTCCGGCCCTGGGGAACGGCCTGGTGGCGTCGCCCGAGGAAATACTCAGCTCCCCCGCTGCGGTGCGGGCCATTTTGCGCGGCCAGGTGCCGGGCCTGGAGGCGGCAAAAGATGCCGCCCCGGCAAGCGAGGTGGAGGGGGATGAGGAGTGGGCCATGGAAGCGGCCCCCGTGGCCGTGGGCGGTTTTCGCGGTCGGGGAGCGGGTTCTGCCCGGGATTTCGTCAATCGGCTGTGGCCCGATGCGGTGGCCGTCTCCCGGGCCACCAATATTCCCGCCCAGTTTATGGTGGGCCACGCGGCCCTGGAAACCGGCTGGGGTCGGTCAGAAATTCGCAAGGCAGATGGGAGCCCCAGCTACAACCTGTTCGGTATCAAGGCCGGTAAAAGCTGGGCTGGGGCTTCCGTGGAAGCCACCACCACCGAATATGTGAACGGCTCCCCCCAGACCGTGCGGGCCCGCTTCCGGGCCTACAATTCCTACGCGGAAGCCTTCCAGGATTACGCCAATCTGCTGCAAAAGCCCCGTTTCGCCGGGGTCCTCAATCAACGTAGTGGCACGGACTTTGCTCGATCCTTGCAGCAGGCCGGTTATGCCACTGATCCTCTCTACGCGGACAAACTGTCCCGCATCATCAACGGCGCAACTCTGCGACAAGCGCTGCTCGGCTGA
- a CDS encoding flagellar hook assembly protein FlgD, with protein MSTSSTPDVTSSDWNNLAAAQKTSSTTSSSADTNSAAGIQSYFLTLLTTQLKNQDPLNPMDSSQMTSQLAQISTVSGIEKLNSTLQTVLSAYNNSQSMQAAALIGKNVLVSGSSMNLVTTTDSTTNTSTSQSVGGYNLEGDADKVVITIKDANGNTVNSVDVGSVKAGSHLFAWDGTASDGTKAADGTYTISVAATQGSSTVTAKALSVNQVSAVVKGASGMQLELGDGTLVSYDDVYQII; from the coding sequence ATGAGCACTTCTTCAACCCCGGATGTGACCAGCTCGGATTGGAATAATCTGGCTGCGGCACAGAAAACCAGTTCTACCACTTCCAGTTCCGCGGATACCAATAGCGCGGCCGGGATTCAGAGCTATTTCCTGACTTTGCTGACCACCCAGTTGAAAAATCAGGATCCCCTGAACCCCATGGACAGCTCCCAGATGACCAGCCAGCTGGCCCAGATCAGCACGGTGAGCGGCATTGAAAAGCTCAACAGCACCCTGCAAACCGTGCTGTCCGCCTACAACAACAGCCAGTCCATGCAGGCGGCGGCCCTGATCGGCAAAAATGTCCTGGTCTCCGGTTCCTCCATGAATCTGGTCACCACCACCGATTCCACCACCAACACCTCCACCTCCCAGTCTGTCGGCGGCTATAACCTGGAAGGGGATGCGGACAAGGTGGTCATCACCATCAAGGACGCCAACGGCAATACGGTGAATTCCGTGGATGTGGGCTCGGTAAAGGCGGGCAGCCACCTGTTTGCCTGGGACGGCACGGCTAGCGACGGCACCAAGGCTGCAGATGGCACCTACACCATTTCCGTGGCCGCCACCCAAGGGTCCAGTACGGTGACCGCCAAGGCTCTGTCGGTCAATCAGGTCTCCGCCGTGGTCAAGGGGGCCAGTGGCATGCAGCTGGAACTGGGGGATGGCACCCTGGTCAGCTACGACGACGTCTATCAAATTATCTAA